The following coding sequences are from one Ornithodoros turicata isolate Travis chromosome 1, ASM3712646v1, whole genome shotgun sequence window:
- the LOC135378179 gene encoding sorting nexin-21-like isoform X1, with the protein MMNTDDINSSLSDDIDEFWCPQVGGTLCFSSDIVDYSGEHLVSSTSRTIRLWSKTSQPTPPMASSGDASLRAGPQQVTFEIVSAKTQLEGRKKFVCYTVLVKKAHGLERNPGVLERRYSDFLALITGLQRRHPTCSLRNFPFPRKALIGNFTAEVITERSLAFRKLLSQIYAASELRRSPEFSDFTWGREVRRAHRLMMAGQFEDAAVLLENAFSVQDKILGSEDRDTFATLAILTACLNAVDNVSDAQKFAEIALGQKVTQPWSIWDKEQSELQVPLLVLSIRLWWAVGRDKRELEARLKEVREAGIVVDTLPTLLELILKKDCSAFYS; encoded by the exons ATGATGAACACCGATGATATTAATTCTTCACTGTCGGATGACATCGATGAGTTCTGGTGTCCCCAAGTCGGAGGAACTCTGTGCTTTTCTTCTGATATAGTGGACTATTCAGGCGAACATTTGGTCTCTTCAACATCAAGGACGATCC GTTTGTGGTCCAAAACATCTCAGCCGACGCCACCCATGGCTTCATCTGGTGACGCTTCATTGCGAGCAGGCCCTCAACAGGTGACTTTTGAAATAGTGTCTGCCAAGACTCAGTTGGAAGGGCGAAAGAAATTTGTG TGCTACACAGTGCTGGTAAAAAAAGCGCATGGCCTGGAAAGAAACCCTGGTGTCCTGGAACGGCGGTATTCAGACTTTCTCGCTCTCATCACCGGGCTGCAGAGACGACATCCGACATGTTCCCTGCGAAACTTTCCCTTTCCACGAAAAGCCTTGATTGGCAACTTCACTGCAGAAGTGATCACTGAGCGGAGTCTCGCCTTTCGAAAACTGCTCTCTCAAATCTACGCTGCTTCTGAGCTGCGTCGCTCTCCAGAATTCTCAGACTTCACGTGGGGTCGTGAAGTGCGCCGTGCCCATCGTCTCATGATGGCTGGTCAGTTTGAGGATGCTGCGGTACTTCTTGAGAACGCATTTTCAGTGCAGGACAAAATTCTTGGGAGCGAAGACAGAGACACTTTTGCTACACTGGCCATACTCACTGCATGCCTTAATGCAGTAGATAATGTGTCAGATGCGCAGAAGTTCGCAGAAATTGCTCTAGGGCAGAAGGTGACCCAGCCCTGGAGCATTTGGGATAAAGAACAAAGCGAGTTGCAGGTGCCGTTGCTAGTGCTGTCAATCAGACTTTGGTGGGCTGTCGGCAGGGACAAAAGGGAGTTAGAGGCCAGGTTGAAAGAAGTCAGAGAGGCTGGTATAGTAGTAGACACCCTGCCTACATTGTTGGAGCTCATTCTTAAGAAGGACTGTTCAGCCTTTTATTCATAG
- the LOC135378179 gene encoding sorting nexin-21-like isoform X2, with the protein MASSGDASLRAGPQQVTFEIVSAKTQLEGRKKFVCYTVLVKKAHGLERNPGVLERRYSDFLALITGLQRRHPTCSLRNFPFPRKALIGNFTAEVITERSLAFRKLLSQIYAASELRRSPEFSDFTWGREVRRAHRLMMAGQFEDAAVLLENAFSVQDKILGSEDRDTFATLAILTACLNAVDNVSDAQKFAEIALGQKVTQPWSIWDKEQSELQVPLLVLSIRLWWAVGRDKRELEARLKEVREAGIVVDTLPTLLELILKKDCSAFYS; encoded by the exons ATGGCTTCATCTGGTGACGCTTCATTGCGAGCAGGCCCTCAACAGGTGACTTTTGAAATAGTGTCTGCCAAGACTCAGTTGGAAGGGCGAAAGAAATTTGTG TGCTACACAGTGCTGGTAAAAAAAGCGCATGGCCTGGAAAGAAACCCTGGTGTCCTGGAACGGCGGTATTCAGACTTTCTCGCTCTCATCACCGGGCTGCAGAGACGACATCCGACATGTTCCCTGCGAAACTTTCCCTTTCCACGAAAAGCCTTGATTGGCAACTTCACTGCAGAAGTGATCACTGAGCGGAGTCTCGCCTTTCGAAAACTGCTCTCTCAAATCTACGCTGCTTCTGAGCTGCGTCGCTCTCCAGAATTCTCAGACTTCACGTGGGGTCGTGAAGTGCGCCGTGCCCATCGTCTCATGATGGCTGGTCAGTTTGAGGATGCTGCGGTACTTCTTGAGAACGCATTTTCAGTGCAGGACAAAATTCTTGGGAGCGAAGACAGAGACACTTTTGCTACACTGGCCATACTCACTGCATGCCTTAATGCAGTAGATAATGTGTCAGATGCGCAGAAGTTCGCAGAAATTGCTCTAGGGCAGAAGGTGACCCAGCCCTGGAGCATTTGGGATAAAGAACAAAGCGAGTTGCAGGTGCCGTTGCTAGTGCTGTCAATCAGACTTTGGTGGGCTGTCGGCAGGGACAAAAGGGAGTTAGAGGCCAGGTTGAAAGAAGTCAGAGAGGCTGGTATAGTAGTAGACACCCTGCCTACATTGTTGGAGCTCATTCTTAAGAAGGACTGTTCAGCCTTTTATTCATAG